TCCGGAGACGCAATATGGAACGCATCGTTAACTATTTGAAAACTGCCCTTGAAACCGGCCTGGAATACATAAAGAAGCGACGCTGGTACTTCATTTCGGCCGCCGTCGTCATACTTCTGCTGCCTGCCTTCTTTCGCGATCCGGCACTGCCCGTCGAAACGTCGACGGTGAAGCGCGGGATCTACGAGCAGATCATCGAAGAAGAAGGCATCACACAGGTAAAAGAGAATTTCACGCTCTATTCGCCGGTGAACGGCATCCTGCGTCGCATCGAAAGGCATGCAGGCGATCCCGTTAAAAAAGGGGACGTCGTCGCGCTGATCGACTGGGATTATGCGCGAAAGGTAACGGCCCCCATCACCGGAACGATCCTGCGCATTCATCGCGAAAGCGCAGGCCCGGTGGCGATGGGTTCTCCTCTCATGGATATCGGCGACACGTCCCAGCTTGAAATCATCGCCGAGGTACTCACTCAAGAAGCCGTCGCCGTCCGACCCGGTAACGCAGTCACCATCGAAGGATGGGGCGGTACTCCCGTTGCGGGCACGGTCCGTACCGTCGAGCCCGCCGCGTTCAAGAAGATCTCGTCGCTCGGCGTCGAAGAGCAGCGCGTTCGCGTCATCGTCGATTTCACGCCGCCCGAAGGCATGGGCGAAGGCTTTCGCGTCTATCTGCGCATCATCGCATTTCAAAAGCCCGACAGCGTTCTTGTGCCTTCTGCGGCCATCTTTCGCGACGGAGAGGACTGGGTACTCTTTCGCGTAGACGGCGGTAAGGCCCGCCGCACGCCCGTTATCGTCGAGCATCGCAGCGGAACGGTCGTCTCAGTAAAAGAAGGAGTGAAAGAAGGCGACGTCGTTATCCTGTATCCCGGAGAGCTGATTCGCGACGGGGTGCGCGTCGATTAAGATTTGCGTTTCAGGACGGGTTCAAACAGGCAGCTGAAAAAGTCCATCCGTGGACTTTTTCAGCTGACGGATTTTTGCGCTAAGCCCAAAAATCCTTACAAAATGGCCTTTTTGGAAAAAGGCCATTTTGGCAAAACATCCTATTTTGCCTTAGCAGGCTGCTTTTTCAACAGCCTGCTAATCCGCGCGCCTCTGCACGAGCCTGTACATCATCATCTGCCCTTTGCCCTTGACATCGACGAATCCGCGCGATTCACAGTGCAGGCGATCCCGAACAAGCTGATACGTCGCTTCTGAGACGTTGATGGTTCCGGGCGCCGCATGCGATTCCATACGGCTGGCGACGTTTACCGTATCGCCCCAGATATCGAAGGCGAACTTTTTGCTGCCGATCACGCCCGCAGTAACGGGACCGCTGTGAATGCCGATGCGATAGGACCAGATACGACGACCTTCGCGCTCTTTGCGGCTCATGTAGTTATCCATCCATGCTTTGATTTCGAAAGCCGCCTCACAGCATCGAATCGCATGATCGGGTTGAGCGACCGGTACGCCCGACACGGCCATATAGGAGTCGCCGATGGTTTTCAATTTTTCGATGCCGCTACGTTCCATGATTTCGTCAAAGGCGCGAAAGCAATGGTCCAGCTCGCTTACCAGATCGCCGGGGTTCATCGACTCGCTGAAATGCGTGAAATCCACGAAGTCGATGAAAATCACCGATACGGACGGATAAAACATCGGACGCACGCTGCCCTGCCTCTTGAGCTCTGAAGCGACCTCTTCGGGCAGAATATTCTTTAAGAGGCCGTCCGAGCGATCTCTCTCGACCTGAAGATCCTGCGTTCTTTCTTTCACTTTTTCGTCGAGTTCGCGCGTAAGGGTTTCGGCGGTCTGAAAGGCCGTGGCAAACCTTTTCGAAAGCAGAAAGGCCTGCGCAAAGAAGAATACGAACAGGCCGAACGGAACAAGAAATACCGAATCGATAAGCCTCATCGCATAGAGCGCATCGTTCAAATAGGCCGCAAGAAAGATCGTAGATCCGGCAAGAAACGAGCGCGCCGTTTCACGATGATGCAGCGTCGCACGGATCAGCACGTAGAAGAAATAGCCGGCCGCTACGAGCGTATAAAGCTGAAAGGCCATCAGCGATTGCGAATACACCTGCATCGGCAGAAACAGGACGATCAGCACAAACGGAACGGGCGTCAGCACAGCGATGCGATCGATCCAGCGAACGCCTTCATCCGGATAAAGACGCCTTATAAAGAGGATTAAAGGCGAAGCGGCCATATAGAACGTTAAGTATTCGAGAAAGGTCGAGATCTTCCAGGTAATGGGCGCAAGACGAAAAAGGAAGGCCTCGCCCGTAACGGCCAGTCTGACAGAGATGACCAGGGCAAAACACGAAAAATAAAACGTCGACGGATCTTTCGGACGCAGCACAAAAAGCCCGAAATGATACAGAGCGATCAGAAAGAGCGACCCGGAGAGAAAGACGTCAAAAAACAGGCTGCGCTCCTGAGCCAGCTTCAGCTCCGATTCCTGCCCCAGCTGAATCGCATCTCGAAACCCGGGTCTCGGATAAATCGAGTTAACCATGTGAAGCGTAACGCGATTCACGCCTGGCGTTGCGGGAACGGATCGCACAAGAGGTGCATAATAAAGCGGAAAAACATCGGCCTCCTGTTTATAGATATTCGCGTTGCGAGCGATCTCCACTCCGTTCCAGTATAGCACAAAGGCCGTATCCATAGACGGAATACGCACGGCAAGAGGCGCAAAGGCCTCGGGCAAAACGACGTCGGCCTCAAAGACGGCCTCACCCGATATCGCTACGGGCAGACGGCTTTTATAGTCCATCCAGTGCGACGGCACCGGAACCATCGTCGTGCCTTCCAGCGTCTGTGAGGGATCTCCGAGCTCATTCCAGCGAAAGCGCCATTCGCCCGACAGTGGAACAGGTCGATTCTGAAACTGATAGTTCGTAAGCTCGATTCTACCGGCGAGTACTTCGGGCAGCACTTCGGATTTCGGCAACCGACATCCGGCCGAAGAAAAGAAAAAGAGAAGTAAGAACAAAAGGCCGCTCAATGACATCAGGCGCACGTTTGCATTCATGTGCGACGAAGTCTGCCATAGAGGCGCTGCTTCCGCAAGCGAATTTTCCAGATCCGCTCTTCAGGAGGCGGTTAAATCAGCAGGAAAAGCCCGGACGTCTTCGCGCAATCGCGTC
This region of Leptonema illini DSM 21528 genomic DNA includes:
- a CDS encoding efflux RND transporter periplasmic adaptor subunit gives rise to the protein MERIVNYLKTALETGLEYIKKRRWYFISAAVVILLLPAFFRDPALPVETSTVKRGIYEQIIEEEGITQVKENFTLYSPVNGILRRIERHAGDPVKKGDVVALIDWDYARKVTAPITGTILRIHRESAGPVAMGSPLMDIGDTSQLEIIAEVLTQEAVAVRPGNAVTIEGWGGTPVAGTVRTVEPAAFKKISSLGVEEQRVRVIVDFTPPEGMGEGFRVYLRIIAFQKPDSVLVPSAAIFRDGEDWVLFRVDGGKARRTPVIVEHRSGTVVSVKEGVKEGDVVILYPGELIRDGVRVD
- a CDS encoding adenylate/guanylate cyclase domain-containing protein; translation: MNANVRLMSLSGLLFLLLFFFSSAGCRLPKSEVLPEVLAGRIELTNYQFQNRPVPLSGEWRFRWNELGDPSQTLEGTTMVPVPSHWMDYKSRLPVAISGEAVFEADVVLPEAFAPLAVRIPSMDTAFVLYWNGVEIARNANIYKQEADVFPLYYAPLVRSVPATPGVNRVTLHMVNSIYPRPGFRDAIQLGQESELKLAQERSLFFDVFLSGSLFLIALYHFGLFVLRPKDPSTFYFSCFALVISVRLAVTGEAFLFRLAPITWKISTFLEYLTFYMAASPLILFIRRLYPDEGVRWIDRIAVLTPVPFVLIVLFLPMQVYSQSLMAFQLYTLVAAGYFFYVLIRATLHHRETARSFLAGSTIFLAAYLNDALYAMRLIDSVFLVPFGLFVFFFAQAFLLSKRFATAFQTAETLTRELDEKVKERTQDLQVERDRSDGLLKNILPEEVASELKRQGSVRPMFYPSVSVIFIDFVDFTHFSESMNPGDLVSELDHCFRAFDEIMERSGIEKLKTIGDSYMAVSGVPVAQPDHAIRCCEAAFEIKAWMDNYMSRKEREGRRIWSYRIGIHSGPVTAGVIGSKKFAFDIWGDTVNVASRMESHAAPGTINVSEATYQLVRDRLHCESRGFVDVKGKGQMMMYRLVQRRAD